TACTGAGCTTAATGGTTTCACAGAAAGTGAAATGCAGGTTGTAAAAGATATTTTTGGACAACTTCCAGAAGTATTACTTGATTATTATATAGAGTTAGGTAAAATTGAAAGATTGAATCACACACAAGATTCATTAATAATACCAGAGCGTTTCCAATATTTTCAGCACGATGATTATCTGATTTTTTATTCGGAAAATCAACGAGTTTGCGTTTGGGGAATTCATAAAGATGATTTGTCAAAACCGAATCCGCCGGTTTATATGAGTTATGATGATAAAGAATGGAAAAAGGAAACAGAAACTCTACTGGACTTTTTTAAAGCGATGGCATGTCTTCAGGCTGGTTTTGCTTTAGAATATACTTCGGAGTGTTTTTATGAAGTAGAGGATAATGAATTGGCTTTTATTAAAGAGAATTTTAAAAATAAAGGCGTGTCTTTTAAACAATGGGCAGAAGGAATTAATTTCTATGGCAATCACGATGATGATGTAATTGTAATAATGAGTAATTACCAAATTTTTTATTCATCTGCAAGTCAGGAACATTTTGATGAGCTAGATAAAGTTCTGTCAAAACTAGGAACGGAGCTTTAAAAGTTAAAAGCATGAAGATTTCTCAGTTTAAAATAGAGACATCATGTAAAAAGTTACAAATAAGAGAAAGCCATTGAAACAGATAATATTGTAAAATGTATTTTCAGAAACGGCTTTTTTCGAAAGCAGTATTTTTAAACTTAAAGCTACAGAGATAAGAATTACAAAACAGCAATATAACTCAATTCCGTTAGGATTTAAACCATTAATGAGATATTTTGTATAATCTGCATCTTTTGATTTAACGGCTGTGACGCTTTTTAATAATAGTGTATATTCGATTTCTATAGCATCTTCCTCTACAAGAAAATTTTTAGTTGAAAAGGAATTTCGTTTTTTGGTGTAATAATTATAAGAAACTATATTTTTTGAACGCCCATTTCTGTTTTTTCCAACATTCTCAATATAATAGTCAATAGTATCGTTTGCACTTGTTTTAGGCAATAAATAGTAATCAATAAAAGTAATAGAAATTAAGAAGGTTATCAAATACAAGATATTGATAACCTTCTTTTTATTGTTGGTTACAAATTTCTTTTCTGTAAAACTTCTTTCTTGCATTAGTTGTATTTTGATTCTGTGCGAATATACTGTTTTACATACGATATGAAAGAAAAAAGTCTCTTGAAAATAGGTCTCTAGCCCAGATAGAAGCGGCATCCTTTTTACTGCTTCTTTAGCAGGGAAAAGATATAGCGGATAGCTGGAATAAGCTCCTAAATACCTCTACAATAGATTAGAAGCTTCAACAAAAGTTAAATAATCAATATAGAGAATTTTCTTCTTAAATAATTCAAAAAATAATTTACTTTTATTGTAATATAATTTGTAGTTTGCTGTTATGACTTTTAGCGGTAAATGACATTATTTTTTTATTTGTTAACCAATTAACTCTAGATAAAAGTGAAAGTAAAAGGTTTAGCTCTCGTATTTTTTGTGTTTTTTATTTTTCAATCCTGTGGTAGAAAATCGGCTGCTGATTTCAATTCGGATTTTTCATTGTTTAAAGATTACATAACCAGTTTTACTGGGGGAATTGTTTCCTCAGATTCTGATATTCGTGTGGTTTTGGCTTTTGATAAAAATGATTGGAAACCCAATCAAGAATTAGACGATGATTTGTTTGATATTTCGCCAAGCGTGAGCGGAAAAGTCGTTGCACTTTCAACCAATACCTTAGCTTTTATTCCAGAGAAAAAACTCAAAATGGGAACAGAATATCAGGTTACTTTAAACTTAGATAAACTGACTGCTATTCCAAAAGAGAAAGAAAAGGAACTTTCCAAATTCAATTTTACAGTTAAAACGGTAAAACAGGATTTTACGATCAATACAGGCGATATTCAATCCTACAGCAAGGAATATCAATACTTAAACTGCGTTTTGAAAACAGCAGATAATATTGATTTAGAAACGGCCCAAAAGCTGGTTGAGGCCAAACATAATGGAAATAATCTTAAAATTAAGTTTGAGAAAACGAATGGGCTTGCAAAAGAGTTTCGTTTTATAATTGACAGTATTCAACGTCAGTCAGAAGCTTCAAACTTAGAAATTATTTATGATGGAAATGATTTTGATATTGACCAGAAAGGACAAATCGATTTCCCGATTACAAGTATCAACGAATTTAAAGTGATTAAGGTTGAAGTTCCAGATGGAAACAATCAACAGGTTTTAATTAATTTTTCGGAACCTTTAGAAAAAGGACAGGATTTTGCCGGATTAGTTTCGATTCAAAATACCAATAACTTGAAATTTTCGACTCAAGGGAATTTACTAAAAGTATATTTTACCAATCAAAATACACCTAAAAAAGAAGAACCTGTGGCAGTCGCTGTTACAGAACCTGTTGAGGTTGCAGTAGATTCAGCTGCTGTTGTGATTGATTCGGCAGCTGTTGCAGTAGAGTCAGCTGTTGCAGTTGTAGAGGATGCTGTTGAATATGTGCCAGATGAGCAACCTGAACAAGTCGTAACTGGCGAATTATTATTGGAAGTTTTTGAAGGAATCGAAAGTCAGTATGGTAAAAAATTAGAATCAAATTATTCGGAGAAAATATCCTTTGACCAGATAAAACCAAATATCCGTTTTGTAAAAAATGGAACGATTCTGCCAAGTTCCAACAATCTAAAACTAAATTTTGAAGCCGTAAACTTAAGCGCTGTTGATGTAAAAGTCTATAAAATTTACAAAAACAATATCCTGCAGTTTTTGCAGTACAACGAATTAAACGGCGGACAAAATCTTAAAAAAGTAGCACAGCCAATTGCTAAAACTACACTCAATTTAAGAGAAAGCACGCTCGTAAACCTCACTAAATGGAATACGTATGCTTTGGATTTATCTAAAATTATCAAACCAGAACCAGGAGCGATTTATAGAGTGGAGTTTGTCTATAAAAAGAAATACTCGCTTTATAAATGTGAAACATCTGATGGAAATGATGAGGAAGCAGAAGAGGAGGAAGTAGATGAAAATGATGTAAACTACAGCGGCAACTCTTACGACGATTATTATTACTACGATGATTACGATTGGAGAGAAAGTCAAGATCCTTGTACAGGTTCGTATTATTACAATGCAAGAATTGCGACCAATATTTTAGCTTCGGATTTAGGAGTAATTGCCAAAAGAGGCGAGAACAAATCGTATTTATTTGCTGTAAATAATATCGTTACAACTGAACCTGTTTCGAATGCGAGAGTGGATTTGTATAATTTTCAACAACAGAAAATAGCAACAGAAGCGACAAGCAGTGAAGGAATTGCTTCTTTCCAATTAGACAAATTTGCTTATTTTGCTATTGTAACTTTGGGAGACCAATCGACTTACGTAAAATTGGATGACGGACTTTCGTTATCTGTTAGTAATTTTGATGTTGCCGGCGAAACTTTGCAGAAAGGACTTAAAGGATTTATTTATGGAGAAAGAGGCGTTTGGCGTCCGGGAGATAATTTGTATTTGTCTTTCATTTTAAATGATGCTGCCAATAAACTTCCGAAATCACATCCAATTAAATTCAGATTAAACGATCCGAATGGAAAAACGGTTTATCAAACTGTTCAAAGAACAAACGATTTAAATCATTATGCTTTTGTAGTGCCAACAAATCAAGACGCTCCAACAGGAAATTGGGAAGCGATGGTAAGTGTTGGTGGTGCTAAGTTTTATAAAAGCATTAAAATTGAAACGATTAAACCAAATCGCTTAAAAATTAAAAATACATTTAGCAGAAAAACCCTTTCGGCTTCTTATCCAAATACAGATAATCTTGAAGTAACTTGGCTTCATGGCGCAATAGCTAAGAATTTGAATGTAGAAATGCAGGCTAAATTCTCACAGCAAACGACGACATTTAAAGGATATGAAAAATATAGTTTTGATGATATCGTTCGTCAATTTAGTACAGAAGAAATCAATGTTTTTTCAGGAAAATTAAATGAAAGCGGGAAAGCATCTGTAAATATTCAACCAAGATTACAAGGTCAGGCGCCAGGAATGTTGCGTGCTTCGTTCATTACAAAAGTATATGAAGAAGGAGGAGATTTTAGTACGGATGTTATGTCGACAACCTATTCTCCATACCAAACGTATGTTGGATTAAAAACACCGGAATTAAATAAGTATAATATGCTTGAAACGAGAACAAATAATCGTTTTGAAGTAGTTACAGTTGATGAAAACGGAAGACCAAAAGCAGTTAGAAATCTGGAAGTCAGAATTTACAAAGTAGATTGGAGATGGTGGTGGGATTCATCAAGTGATAATTTGTCGAATTACAATTCATCAAATTCAACAACAGCTTATAAATCGATTGTAATAAATACCGATTCAAGCGGAAAAGGAAGCTTTCAATTTGCTTTAACCGATGAAGAATGGGGACGTTATTTAATTCGTGTTGAAGACACAAACGACGGTCATGCAACTGCTCTAACCGTAAATATCGATTGGCCAATCTGGTCTGGAAAAACACGTAACAGAGATGCTTCAACAGCTAATATGTTAGTTTTTTCTACAGATAAAAAGAATTATGCCGTTGGAGAAAAAGCTCAGATTTCTTTCCCTTCTAGTGAAGGCGGACGTGCCTTGATTTCTGTTGAAAATGGCTCAAGAGTGGTACAAACCATTTGGGCAGAAACAAAAAAAGGAGAAACAAAAGTTGAGGTTCCAATTACTGGAGCAATGGCGCCAAATGTTTATTTTAATATTACATTGCTACAGCCTCACGCGACAACTAAAAACGATTCGCCAATTCGTATGTACGGAATTGTTCCAATTGAAGTGGTGGATAAAAACACGATTTTAGCACCAACTCTGAACATGCCAGATGTATTAAGGCCAGAACAGCCGTTCACAGTAAAAGTTGGAGAGAAATCAGGTAAAGAAATGACGTATACGATTGCGGTTGTTGATGAAGGACTTTTGGATTTAACTCGTTTTAAAACACCAAATGCCTGGGATAGTTTCTATGTTCGTGAGGCACTTGGAGTAAAAACCTGGGATGTTTATGATGATGTAATTGGTGCTTATGGCGGAAAAATAAATCAGATTTTCAGTATTGGTGGAGATCAGGATTTAGGAGGCGGAAAAGCCAAAAAAGCCAATCGCTTTAAACCTGTAGTATTGTATTACGGGCCATTTAAATTAGGTAAAGGAGAAACGAAATCACATGAATTAAAACTCCCAAAATACATTGGTTCGGTTCGAACAATGGTAGTAGCGGGAGATGCAAATACAAGCGCTTACGGAAGTGTAGAAAAAGCGACACAGGTTAAGAGTCCGCTGATGGTATTGGCTTCGTTACCTAGAAAGATTTCGCCATCAGAAAAAGTGACACTTCCGGTTACGGTTTTTGCGACTGAAAGCAAAATTAAAAACGTAACAATTCAGGTAAAAACAAGCAACGGATTAAAAGTTGCTGGAAGTGCTGTTCAGAAACTGAATTTTGCGCAGCCAGATGAAAAGATGGCGTATTTCAATTTAGTTGTAGGTGCAGCAACGGGAATTGCAAAAGTTCAGGTAATTGCAACATCTGGAAGTGAGAAATCAACTTATGATGTTGAAATCGATATGACAAATCCGAATCCAGTTACAAGTACTTTTACAGATGTTGTTTTATCTCCAAATAGTGCCAAAACAATTTCATGGAAAACTTTCGGAATTGCAGGAAGCAACAAAGCAAGATTAGAAGTTTCGTCAATGCCATCAATGAATTTGAATGGAAGATTACAATTCTTGATTCAATATCCGCATGGTTGTGTAGAGCAGACTACTTCTTCGGTTTTTCCTCAATTGTACTTAAGCGACGTGGCTGATATTGATGCGAAACGCAAAGATTTGATTCAGAAAAACATTGCAGCGGGAATTGCGAGATTAGGGAATTTCCAATTATCAAACGGCGGATTGCCTTACTGGCAGGGAAATGCAATTGCAGATGATTGGGGAACTTCTTATGCTGGACATTTCTTAATTGAGGCAGAGAAAAAAGGATATGTATTGCCAATTAATTTCAAATCAAAATGGCTATCGTATCAGCAGAAAGAAGCGAAACAATGGCGTTTTGAGCCTAAATATGGAAATGATTTAGCTCAGGCTTATAGATTGTATACTTTGGCTTTAGCAGGAAGTGCCGATTTATCTTCAATGAACAGATTGCGTGAAACAAAAGGAATTTCGAACGAAAGTATGCTTCGTTTGGCTGCGGCTTATGTTTTGGCAGGGCAAAAATCGGCTGGACAAAGTTTGTTCTTGAAAACTAGTATTGATGGAAGTTCAGATGGCTACAGTTATTACTATTATGGTTCTAGCGAACGAAACAGGGCTATGGCTTTAGAAACAATGCTTCTTTTAGATCAGAAACAAAAAGCATTTGTAACAGCTTCTAAATTAGCTAAAGAAATGTCGGCTAACCAGTGGATGAGTACGCAGACAACGGCTTATTGCTTGTATGCAATGTCGAAATTTGCGGTTAGCAACGGCCCAAAAGGAATTAATATTCAGTTTAGTAAAAACGGAAAAGGCGAGACGATAAATACTGGCAAGTCAGTTGCAGATCGTAGTTTGTCTGTTGCTTCTGGCACAAACAGTATTACTCTGAAAAACAATAAAAACAATACCGTTTATGTTCGCATATTGAATACAGGAATATTGCCAATTGGTCAAGAAAATGCAGTTCAAAGTGATGTTTCAGCTTCAATTGTTTTCAAAAATAGAAAAGGAAGTATAATCAATGTTTCAAGAATTAATCAGGGAACTGAATTTGTTGCCGAGGTTACCGTTAAAAATCAAAGAGGAGAAAGTGTTCAAAATGTGGCGTTATCACAGATTCTGCCATCAGGATTCGAAATTGTAAACACTCGTTTCACAGATTACGGAGATGCTGTAAACAACATCGCTGATTATATTGACATTCGTGACGATAGAACGAATTTCTATTTCGGAATGAAAGCCAGAGAAACAAAAGTTTTCCGTATTCTGCTGAATGCATCTTATTTAGGGAATTATTATTTACCTGGATTGCAATGCGAAGCGATGTATGACAATACATTCTTGGCACGAACAAAAGGTTTCTGGGTTGAAGTTGTTAAATAAAGTCTCCCGCAGATTTTGCAGATCAAGCAGATAAAAATAAAAATCTGCATAATCTGCGGAATCTGCGAGTAAAAAACTTAGCGAACTTTGCGAATAACTTAGCGTCTTTGCGGTTAAATAATTACTACGTTGAAAAATAAATTAAAAGCGTTTTTCCAACGCATCATAAACTGGATAAAAAGAAACAAAATAAAATCAGCAATTGCCTTTGTGCTCTTGCTGATTTACTATTTTTCGATACCTCGAACTTTGTTCAAAGAACCTTATTCAACAGTTATTGAAAGTAAAGAAGGAGAACTTCTTGGGGCTAAAATTGCCCGCGACGGACAATGGCGTTTTCCTGCGCAGGACAGTGTTCCTGCTAAATTCAAAAAGTGTATTGTATATTTTGAAGACGAATATTTCTATAAACATCCCGGTTTTAATCCCGGAGCGATGATAAATGCTTTTAAACAAAACAAAAAAGCTGGAAAAGTAGTCAGAGGAGGAAGTACGTTAACTCAACAAGTTATCCGATTATCAAGAAAAGGAAAAAACAGAACTTATTTTGAAAAAATCATCGAAATAATTCTTGCCACTCGATTAGAATTAGGGTATTCCAAAGATCAGATTCTCGAAATGTACGCGGCGCATGCACCATTTGGGGGAAATGTTGTGGGACTGGAAATGGCTTCTTGGCGTTATTTTGGTGTGCAGTCCAATCAACTATCATGGGCAGAAAATGCAGTTTTGGCCGTTTTGCCAAATGCTCCAAGTTTAATTTATCCTGGAAAAAATCAGATAAAATTACTGAATAAACGCAACAGACTCTTATTAAAACTACATCAGGAGGGCATAATTGACAAGCAGACATACGAACTTTCAATAGAAGAACCATTACCACAAAAACCTTATGATCTGCCTCAAATCGCACCTCATTTATTGCAGAGAGTGGCTAAAAGTGAAGAAGGAACAAGAGTCAAAACTACGATTGATTACGCTTTGCAAAATCGCGTTAATCAAATTGCAAG
This portion of the Flavobacterium panacagri genome encodes:
- a CDS encoding alpha-2-macroglobulin family protein gives rise to the protein MKVKGLALVFFVFFIFQSCGRKSAADFNSDFSLFKDYITSFTGGIVSSDSDIRVVLAFDKNDWKPNQELDDDLFDISPSVSGKVVALSTNTLAFIPEKKLKMGTEYQVTLNLDKLTAIPKEKEKELSKFNFTVKTVKQDFTINTGDIQSYSKEYQYLNCVLKTADNIDLETAQKLVEAKHNGNNLKIKFEKTNGLAKEFRFIIDSIQRQSEASNLEIIYDGNDFDIDQKGQIDFPITSINEFKVIKVEVPDGNNQQVLINFSEPLEKGQDFAGLVSIQNTNNLKFSTQGNLLKVYFTNQNTPKKEEPVAVAVTEPVEVAVDSAAVVIDSAAVAVESAVAVVEDAVEYVPDEQPEQVVTGELLLEVFEGIESQYGKKLESNYSEKISFDQIKPNIRFVKNGTILPSSNNLKLNFEAVNLSAVDVKVYKIYKNNILQFLQYNELNGGQNLKKVAQPIAKTTLNLRESTLVNLTKWNTYALDLSKIIKPEPGAIYRVEFVYKKKYSLYKCETSDGNDEEAEEEEVDENDVNYSGNSYDDYYYYDDYDWRESQDPCTGSYYYNARIATNILASDLGVIAKRGENKSYLFAVNNIVTTEPVSNARVDLYNFQQQKIATEATSSEGIASFQLDKFAYFAIVTLGDQSTYVKLDDGLSLSVSNFDVAGETLQKGLKGFIYGERGVWRPGDNLYLSFILNDAANKLPKSHPIKFRLNDPNGKTVYQTVQRTNDLNHYAFVVPTNQDAPTGNWEAMVSVGGAKFYKSIKIETIKPNRLKIKNTFSRKTLSASYPNTDNLEVTWLHGAIAKNLNVEMQAKFSQQTTTFKGYEKYSFDDIVRQFSTEEINVFSGKLNESGKASVNIQPRLQGQAPGMLRASFITKVYEEGGDFSTDVMSTTYSPYQTYVGLKTPELNKYNMLETRTNNRFEVVTVDENGRPKAVRNLEVRIYKVDWRWWWDSSSDNLSNYNSSNSTTAYKSIVINTDSSGKGSFQFALTDEEWGRYLIRVEDTNDGHATALTVNIDWPIWSGKTRNRDASTANMLVFSTDKKNYAVGEKAQISFPSSEGGRALISVENGSRVVQTIWAETKKGETKVEVPITGAMAPNVYFNITLLQPHATTKNDSPIRMYGIVPIEVVDKNTILAPTLNMPDVLRPEQPFTVKVGEKSGKEMTYTIAVVDEGLLDLTRFKTPNAWDSFYVREALGVKTWDVYDDVIGAYGGKINQIFSIGGDQDLGGGKAKKANRFKPVVLYYGPFKLGKGETKSHELKLPKYIGSVRTMVVAGDANTSAYGSVEKATQVKSPLMVLASLPRKISPSEKVTLPVTVFATESKIKNVTIQVKTSNGLKVAGSAVQKLNFAQPDEKMAYFNLVVGAATGIAKVQVIATSGSEKSTYDVEIDMTNPNPVTSTFTDVVLSPNSAKTISWKTFGIAGSNKARLEVSSMPSMNLNGRLQFLIQYPHGCVEQTTSSVFPQLYLSDVADIDAKRKDLIQKNIAAGIARLGNFQLSNGGLPYWQGNAIADDWGTSYAGHFLIEAEKKGYVLPINFKSKWLSYQQKEAKQWRFEPKYGNDLAQAYRLYTLALAGSADLSSMNRLRETKGISNESMLRLAAAYVLAGQKSAGQSLFLKTSIDGSSDGYSYYYYGSSERNRAMALETMLLLDQKQKAFVTASKLAKEMSANQWMSTQTTAYCLYAMSKFAVSNGPKGINIQFSKNGKGETINTGKSVADRSLSVASGTNSITLKNNKNNTVYVRILNTGILPIGQENAVQSDVSASIVFKNRKGSIINVSRINQGTEFVAEVTVKNQRGESVQNVALSQILPSGFEIVNTRFTDYGDAVNNIADYIDIRDDRTNFYFGMKARETKVFRILLNASYLGNYYLPGLQCEAMYDNTFLARTKGFWVEVVK